One segment of Sphingomonas qomolangmaensis DNA contains the following:
- a CDS encoding M28 family metallopeptidase: MRILPFACLLLASTAAGAQTVPIDTFRDAVKTLSSDEYEGRAPGTAGEEKTLAYLVAQFQAAGLKPGNDGSWFQDVPLVEITARNVSPLRFTGGKAPLSLAYGPQMVVGTYQVTPRIDLKDSDVVFVGYGVNAPERGWNDYAGVDVKGKTVVILINDPDWASEDTTGAFGGRAMTYYGRWTYKYEEAARQGAAAAIIVHQTAPAAYGWNVVQSSWTGAQQLADSADGGASESKAIGWIQLDHAKALFAGAGKDFDQLAAAAARKGFKPVPLTGVKASVSFDNQVRKHASKNVIGILPGTAKPDEVVLYTGHWDHLGRCEAAPDGDDICNGAIDNATGTAALVALAKANAAAGATPRSQVFLAVTAEESGLLGSAYYGDNPVYPHAKTVGGVNMDALQMAGPAKNVTVVGAGKSELDGYLARALASQGRVASPEPTPEKGYYYRSDHFSLAKHGVPMLYVDGGNDLVEGGVAAGEAYAAAYEKNAYHGPQDEFDPKWRWDGVQRDLDLYYAVGRALATSDAWPNWVAGDEFRAIRDKSRAGE, encoded by the coding sequence ATGCGTATTCTTCCTTTCGCCTGCCTCCTCCTCGCCTCGACCGCCGCCGGGGCGCAGACGGTGCCGATCGACACCTTCCGCGATGCGGTAAAGACGCTGTCCTCGGACGAATATGAAGGCCGCGCGCCGGGCACCGCGGGCGAGGAAAAGACGCTCGCCTACCTTGTCGCGCAATTCCAGGCAGCGGGGCTAAAGCCCGGCAATGACGGCAGCTGGTTCCAGGACGTCCCGCTGGTCGAGATCACCGCGCGCAACGTCTCGCCGCTTCGCTTCACCGGCGGCAAGGCGCCGCTGAGCCTCGCCTATGGCCCGCAGATGGTGGTCGGCACCTACCAGGTCACCCCGCGGATCGACCTCAAGGATTCGGACGTCGTCTTCGTCGGCTATGGCGTCAACGCGCCCGAACGCGGGTGGAACGACTATGCCGGGGTCGACGTGAAGGGGAAGACCGTCGTCATCCTGATCAACGATCCCGATTGGGCGAGCGAGGACACGACCGGCGCTTTCGGCGGCCGCGCGATGACCTATTATGGCCGCTGGACCTACAAATATGAGGAAGCCGCGCGCCAGGGTGCCGCCGCCGCGATCATCGTCCACCAGACCGCGCCCGCCGCCTATGGCTGGAACGTCGTCCAGTCGAGCTGGACGGGGGCGCAGCAATTGGCCGACAGCGCCGATGGCGGCGCGAGCGAGAGCAAGGCGATCGGCTGGATCCAGCTCGACCACGCCAAGGCGCTGTTCGCTGGCGCGGGCAAGGATTTCGACCAGCTCGCCGCCGCCGCCGCGCGCAAGGGGTTCAAGCCGGTGCCGCTCACCGGCGTGAAGGCGTCGGTCAGCTTCGACAACCAGGTACGCAAACATGCCTCGAAGAACGTGATCGGCATCCTGCCGGGCACCGCCAAGCCCGACGAGGTCGTGCTCTATACCGGCCATTGGGACCATCTCGGCCGCTGCGAGGCGGCGCCCGATGGCGACGACATCTGCAACGGCGCGATCGACAATGCGACGGGCACCGCCGCGCTGGTCGCGCTCGCCAAGGCCAATGCCGCGGCAGGCGCGACGCCGCGCAGCCAGGTGTTCCTGGCGGTCACCGCCGAGGAATCGGGGCTGCTCGGCAGCGCTTATTATGGCGACAACCCGGTCTATCCGCACGCCAAGACCGTCGGCGGGGTCAACATGGACGCGCTGCAGATGGCTGGCCCAGCGAAGAACGTGACGGTGGTCGGCGCGGGTAAGTCCGAACTCGACGGCTATCTCGCCCGCGCGCTGGCATCGCAGGGCCGCGTCGCCAGCCCCGAGCCGACGCCGGAGAAGGGCTATTATTACCGCTCGGACCATTTCAGCCTCGCCAAGCACGGCGTGCCGATGCTGTATGTCGATGGCGGCAACGACCTGGTCGAAGGCGGCGTCGCGGCGGGCGAAGCCTATGCCGCTGCGTATGAGAAGAACGCCTATCACGGGCCGCAGGACGAGTTCGATCCCAAGTGGCGCTGGGACGGGGTCCAGCGCGACCTCGACCTCTATTACGCCGTCGGCCGCGCGCTGGCGACGAGCGATGCCTGGCCCAACTGGGTAGCGGGCGACGAATTCCGCGCGATCCGCGACAAGAGCCGGGCGGGGGAGTAA
- the rpsD gene encoding 30S ribosomal protein S4, which yields MSKRNSAKYKLDRRMGENIWGRPKSPVNKREYGPGQHGQRRKGKVSDFGIQLRAKQKLKGYYGEVTEKQFHSTYVEAARLKGDTSQKLIGLLEQRLDMVVYRAKFAPTIFSARQIVNHGHIRVNGVKCNIASRRIKPGDEITLGSKAQQMALIMEAQTLAERDIPDYIAPDGNAKVTFTRVPTLDEVPYPVKMEPNLVVEFYSR from the coding sequence ATGTCGAAGCGCAACAGCGCCAAGTACAAGCTCGATCGGCGGATGGGCGAGAATATTTGGGGTCGTCCCAAATCGCCCGTCAACAAGCGCGAATATGGCCCCGGCCAGCACGGCCAGCGCCGCAAGGGCAAGGTGTCGGACTTCGGCATCCAGCTGCGCGCCAAGCAGAAGCTCAAGGGCTATTACGGCGAAGTCACCGAGAAGCAATTCCACTCGACCTATGTCGAGGCGGCACGCCTGAAGGGCGATACCAGCCAGAAGCTGATCGGCCTGCTCGAGCAGCGGCTCGACATGGTGGTGTATCGCGCCAAGTTCGCCCCGACGATCTTCTCGGCGCGCCAGATCGTGAACCATGGCCACATCCGCGTGAACGGCGTGAAGTGCAACATCGCCTCGCGCCGGATCAAGCCGGGCGACGAAATTACGCTTGGCAGCAAGGCGCAGCAGATGGCGCTGATCATGGAAGCGCAGACGCTCGCCGAGCGCGACATCCCCGATTACATCGCGCCCGACGGCAACGCCAAGGTGACCTTCACCCGCGTGCCGACGCTCGACGAGGTACCGTATCCAGTGAAGATGGAACCGAATCTGGTGGTCGAATTCTACTCGCGCTGA
- a CDS encoding chorismate mutase, which produces MADILPPADCTSMAQVRAGVDALDAQLVALLATRFGYMDAAARIKPERGQVRDEARKAQVIANAQAHARAAGVPEAVVGDLWERLVEASIAYELEAFDANLSASAASPAR; this is translated from the coding sequence ATGGCAGATATTCTTCCCCCCGCCGACTGCACCAGCATGGCCCAGGTGCGCGCCGGCGTCGACGCGCTCGACGCGCAACTGGTCGCGCTGCTCGCCACGCGCTTCGGCTACATGGACGCCGCCGCGCGTATCAAGCCCGAGCGCGGCCAGGTCCGCGACGAAGCGCGCAAGGCGCAGGTGATCGCCAATGCGCAAGCGCATGCGCGCGCCGCCGGGGTGCCCGAGGCGGTGGTCGGCGATCTGTGGGAGCGGCTGGTCGAAGCCTCGATCGCCTATGAGCTCGAGGCATTCGACGCCAACCTTAGCGCTTCTGCGGCTTCGCCAGCGCGGTAA